In Euphorbia lathyris chromosome 2, ddEupLath1.1, whole genome shotgun sequence, the sequence GTATAAAAAGTTCTATAGATGCAGccttataattttaaaatttataaatacacccccatagttttataatttacttGTTTTATCCATGTTTCGATATATGTTTTACaaatatggtttcatagtaTCCGTTTCAGTGCAACATATTTAGTTCAATAGATATAATGATGCTTGTATGAAACCAAATGCATGAACTCACTACGGAGGCATAAGACTTCTTTGGAGCATCATCCTGGACATTAGAAGCAGCTGTAGCATCAGAGACAGGTTGAGCATCAGCAGGAACAGTACCAGCTGAAACTGAGTTATCTTCGTTCAAACTTGTATCGACTGAAATACTAGAAACAACTTCTTTATCATCAGCCGAAATCTTTCCATTGTCCAAGGGGTGGGCAGGTTTATCAGCTTGAACGGCATCCACATCCAGTGAGTCAATTGAACGATCAATCACAGTGTCATCAGAAACCAGAGTCGGCTCTGAAATAGCAGAACCAGAAATTATTTTATTCTGAACAAAACAGCAACAAAAATTGGCAAACAAATTCTTCGTAAACTTACCAGGGTCAGGTGTCAGAGGAGCAACTGGAAGAGCAGCATCATCAACATCATTGATTTTTATTGGTGTcgcctcttcatcttcttcatccacATATCTGAAGACGTCATTCAAAACAAAATATGCGGCACGGCTGTCTTGGGGTGCCAAAAAGAACAGTTGAGTGAACTTTCTTCTCGCATTGTCCTTTGCGGTGAAGAACCCAGTCACCAAAACTATGACTCCATCACCGAAAGACTCTTGAGCGTCAGTAGTCAGTATTTGAACTACACAGTTCTTGTAGTCAATGGAAAGGATCATCTTTTCGATGCCCTACTCGAAGAAAAGAATTTTCCAAATTAGTAATTGAAGATTCAtatgtgttaaataaaattggaAGAAAAAAGCAATGCTGAGAGACAAGAGTAAAACAAAATCAAAGGTAAGATATATTGAGTTAGAGCCAAATTATGAGATAGATATTAAGGTAGGATATATTAAGTTACAAATTAGATTTTGAGCTCACTCCCCAAATCAATGCTGACTATGAAAAGTTTAGTGCAAAAGAATGTAACTAGTGGAATATGCACACTCCAAAGTCAGAATGCAAATGATAAAACCATAATCAAATTTGCCAAATTAATTTTCAGGGGAGTGCAACAAAAATCAATGAAACTCAGGCCTTGTTGAACATTACTGATGAAATTGTCCATTAATTACTCTTACACAAAACTTACCTCCAAAGTTGAGGCGGTTGCCATTAGACCGTCTGTATCCGGCCTGCTTATTACACTGGAATTCTGATAAAATCTGTGCACCACCTCTGGTGATTGAGACAGAATATTGTAGTACTGCTCCACAAAAGCATTCCCCACCACTTGGGGTGTGGGAGTAGATTCCTCAGCCTGGGTTGCCATATCTATAACAAAAAGACTTATTTTACTTGATAGCACTAAGGaataaaagaacaaaaacaaaaataaagcactgaaaatatgaaaactgaACAACAGATCAGAATCAAGTCATTGACTAAAAAATAAACTTGCTATTAAGTCGATGCAAATATAGACTACAAGTATAACAATATCGCAAGATCCCAATCCTATGACGGCTATTGGAAGAAAGacaaacgcaaaaaaaaaagttataggATCGCAACAGGCATAGGTCTAGCCCCTAAATCTCGCGTAGGGAATCAAAGTGACATTATCTTCAACATTCTAAAGATTCTAATTAGTACATCTACTCAATCAGAATTTGAGCTAAAAGAATAATAGTCAAGAAGAGAGAACTGTCAAAACCCTATTTACTGAAAATCCATTTGATCTTCATACAAAAGCGATTACTAATCAGAAATAACTAacccaattaaaattaaaaaaaaaaaaaaaaaacaaatggatTAACATTACCCAGATCTAAATTGAACACTGAAAAAACATAAACCCTAAATACAATACACAGTGAAAGAAATAAATCATTACCTAGAGAATCAGCTCCCTCGCTCGCTTCAGAGAAATGAAATTGAAAACAAGCGAAGGAGATTTAGGAGAAGAGCGGTAAGGTGGGCGGTAGGTGAGAGGCGAGGTGAGCTTATATAGAGAGAGATTTACAGGGTTTTGGATTCTTTTTCAACTTCCGATTTTGGTTTCGGGCGACGCCACTTTTTGGGTTCGTtttctttagttttttttttttctaattaacaCACTGCATCGCCGCACGTGGAGcataaggaaaattaacggtTCATGTTGctcgattaattactttgaCTTCAGATTAACGGTGGTGATTTGGCGGTCGGTGAAAATTATGTGCAGTTATCAAATCATAATTATGTCTCGTACTAAAGTTTTTTACTATTAATGTTTGTATAGATGTTACTGTCTTCAGTACAATAGAAtagagttgtttttttttttttttgaaacacagAATAGAGTTGTTTCTTGCCTTTTTTTTCACTGTAATGCTTAACAAGCATGGTAACTTTTctcacaaaataaaaataagtattgTAACAACCGTTTTattgtaaaatatttaatttcaaaaacttTTTACCGTACATATCAATATTTatgggtaaaaaaaaataaaaataaaaatcaattttacacAATAAATATAAAAGTTTATTGGTGGTTATTATAGAGTTAAATcttattaatagaattaatgttCGTTGTTAATTTTGTAAAACGTTTTAATGGTTCTATTAGTTTTTATTGTCATGTGAACTAATTCATTaagattaattttttattaaatgaattattcttgaattgattgagagaaaaaaatatCCCAACAGTATACCTATAAGAGTGACTTttttatcattcaaaatatagAGACGGTTCATCTGAAATTTTTCCTTTCTGCCAAATTTGTTCAACTCTCAGAACCTATGTTTTGATTTATTCGTCTTATCTCTTGGTTTTGTGGGGATACTTCGACACACactgttggaaaattttgaataaaattatttgttaattttaataccaacaaacacctcctttcatgaacagtcgtgtccttCGTGAACATTCATGTTCGTATGTGAACAGTCAtgtctgtccgtgtacagtcatgttcgttcgtgaaaagacatatcctttcaagtcctatttatatagaatggattgtaaAATTCATAGTAAGTTGAAAGTTGTTGAAAAAGTTTATGAAAAAACTCTCTGTCTGTTCACAGTGTCTTGTTTTCCTTAAGacgatgtcgtcgctattgacgatcgtcgcccaggatacaacagattacgcaagcgaactcaaaccgtgtgtagcctagttatcaccggagcaggaaaacaagaacaatgtgaaCAGACAAAGAGTATTTTGAAAAACTTCAACATCATTTATGCAACTTGTGaattttgacaatccattctatataaatagaactcgaaaagatatgtcatttcacgaacaaacacgactgtacacggacagacatgactgttcacgaaggacacgactgttcatgtaaggaggtgtttgttggtattaaaattaacaaataattttattcaaatttttccaACACACACAGTTAGAGTTCGATTCACATTTTTGTTGTATCTGGAAAGACGATTGTTGATTGCGAAAAATTATGTTTTAAAGAAACTAATTTCATCAATCCTCAAAATTTTCTTCTTCCGTTCATCCAATTCAATCTAAAGACTTATCATATTCagtttattgtaattttattatatattttcttcaatttaaTGACATGATTATTCTGTTTTTGAATTTTGTTCTCCAATTAATGGAGAATTCAAAGATATTTTTTCTATAAATTAGATTATAAAAATTGTCATGAAATTTTTactatatacatatttatatttaaaagctTAATCTAAAAAAGCATTTCTAAGAATGACACATCAGTAAATGCTAACTTGTCAAAAAAACTAAAATCAATTCTACCAAAATATGAAAGTTGAATCGTGGTTACTATAGAATTAAATctgattaatagaattaatatttattgcttttttagaaaaaaaaaatgaatattaatttcattaattaatGTTCATTATTAATTGGATAAATTAAAATTGGCCCAACTGATAGatctatttacatatttacaCTTATTACACAACTCTTTACAAAACTTAACACTTTCAAATTGGCCTTGCCCAAAATACTCTTAATATATAAACAACAACTTAACTATttccctttctttctttctttctttcttcttcttcgaagaTGTTTTCTACTCATCTGTGTGAATTCTTTGTGCGATTTCTCACCGCGAATTCAGTGTGTGTTATCTCACTGCGAATTCTTTATGTGATTTCAATGGCAAAGGTTGGAAAAAAGATGAGTCTCTAACGTTATTTATGAATTATTTGCGATTTTTATTTAAGGCTTATGGTGTTTGAGTTTTGTGTGTTGGTTTAGGATTTATGATCTATTTGTGATTCTGTGTATATCATATATAATGTTGCGGTTTtgttttagggtttagggttaataacttgtggaaaaatccttgatcggagcacttccctgtgaggcgccgttgggatcggccggggacactccgatgccaaagtcagtaatatttctgagaataaactgtaagcacaaaagtagagaatcagtaagtgtacctttgctcctaggaagctggggtatttatataggtttctgtaaccttcagcattaatggggaagcaggtgaagagtcatgtcattactcatctttaatggctatcaattctccattaatcccagcatttagcattgaaaccctcagagttgaggtattcgaacagtcaagtctttattcccctttaatggctattaattgtcatttaattgtatttattcccattcatggatggtaataaaggcaccttttcgtattctttgatccgtcaaggcgtatgtacgctctccttgagagctatgacgggtctccactactcgctctcatcggtcgtatctcgttatggcgtatctcgccatggtccacgtgatgtggcataatgctagaaacttcttccttttcttcattattgatatattcacccctgcattaatcctgcaatagttgtcattaattccatattaatcatgcatgaatatctcttttagaaggaataatggtttgccattatttctattaattttcccttattccttattcaagaataatttgggttgttatcaaggGTTTTGTTTGCGCTTTTTGTGTGTGTTTTgcgattttagtttagggtttatggtgttttcgtgttttttttgtGTCATTTCTTGCTAGAATGTTATTTCTGAGGTATATTTGCATATTGAAATTGAGAAATGACCATATTTCACTAGAATGACACCTTCGCAATCATGAATTTATTTCGTAATGGAGGCAAACTATGAAGCAAAATCATATCAGTTGCGTCCACTACGAAAGGGATTCAGGACTACTAAGGTGATTTGTGCTTTTGTAGTTGCACAAACTGCGAAGATATCGAATAAACTGCGGAGTTGCAGTTTGACTCATGTTTCGTAGTTACACTCAACTGCAAACTATAATACACAAACTTTAGTTCGAAATGCGAAGTACTTGTGTGATATTGCAAAGTAGCTTTCTTTAATTGTCTACCTTACGCTTAGTTTCATTTTTATGAAGGTTGATGATTCTAAAAAGGATTCTAGGAAGAGGAAGATAGTAGCTCTTGATGATAGTGTTAAAAGCATCAAATTCAATAAGTATCCCTTCAGCTTGAATACGAAGACATCAATTAAATGAGGGTTGACACCGAtgtgatgaaaaagataaagaGCAAATTGTCAAAAGACCAAATATTGATGTTGATGATCTTTGGCACGTGTGTGTTTATCCATATAATCCATTCTTCAGAGCATGAATATATCTTTTGTATCGCAATACCTCTAGCCTCTCATTTACATGTCTCATCATGCTTACATCTAACTTCAAACAAGGACTTGTTAGACTTGTACACTCTCCATTCAAACTTATTTTTAATTGCATATTTTCCAAGTGAATCTCGCAATTCTCGTTTGTTTGAGAATATATCATGCATCTTTAAACCGATAACCCCTTTTCATGCACTAGATTCAATAGGAATCAAATGTGCATCATGGACCGCTAGCAGCCATCGAAATAGATCAGtcctatttcttcttctttcttcatcatctgtctCATATATACTTAATGATACATGGTCAGTTTGTGAATTGGTTTCGGGAACCCCTTCGCGATGAGATTGTTTTCACGATATATGTTGTTCTTCATATATCGGTTCTTCGTTTTCATCATCATTATTGTGGTTATAATGACCCCAAATATCTTCTTTATATACCGTTTCTTCGGGGTCAAAAAATGGATTCGAGCTAATATCATCTAAACCATGGTTGGATGTGAGGTTGAAATCCATGATATTTTCTTTGTCTGGCCGATGAGTGTCAACTTCAACGGTGGTGTCACAACTTAATTAAATAacattctctctctcttcatAACTTGTGGTAGTTGTGCATTTATTGTTCGTGGTTCAAAATTTACATATAGTAGAATAACATCGTTTGGATTCATTCGGCAATACTCTATGAAGCACTCAACATCACTGAATCAACAATCGGAACTACTATTCTTGGAACTTTGTTTGGACCGCATGTAGTTTGCATGGTCATACATATGTCAAATAATGTTGAATCAACACATTATATATTAAAGGTATTTTGGGCAAGGCAAATTTGAAAGTGGCTAGTTTTGTAATgggtctaaatatataaataggcCTCTTAATTTgaccagttttgtaatttacccttattattttataaaatattttaatgatAACACTGGTTTGAGCTAGTGTTAATATGAATTTAATTCAGACAAGATCAATGTCATTAAGTaaattattcttgaattaattagagaaaattttttttttctttcaactcATTCTCTATGCATGCTCTTGAATTTCCTAATTAATGTCTATGATCTTTTCATATTTCCTTTAATAAACGGTGGACGTTCCATTtgtcttatttattataattaacgTTCATGATATTTTCATTTCTCCTTAGTGAATGCTTCAACTTTCTCATTTATTATGATTTAAATTATCATAAATTTAGTGACTCGAATGTTTGATATAGATGGGTAAGGCGTAGAAACATGACTATTTATTGTATGGTCCTCCTGTAATTGGTAAAGAAAACTTAGTTGCTGATATGGCCAATTGTTTAAagtataatattatattatggaCCTTTCAGAAATTGGTTCAGATTATCAGTTAAGGATCTCAATTtcaaatctatactatatataatagcggaagtaGAGAGAAATAAGGAGACGTGTTTTAGAgatctttttgatgagttgtcaacgtagtaaaaaaatcaaaattaaaaagatttaattaattaaaataactaatttatatttataatatattaaataattattagcccattaattaaaataataaatgaaattaagaaatacaggaagatgaaaaaacacaaagcaaaggaaatctgaaagtcacaaataaacttctatataaagcatgatagatagtatttcaccattatattcattggacatcatagatagtattatatttctgaaggtaattattcgattttttttcatatgttgtagctatttttttctcaattgtgttgttttatttttattaaacaatagttgttataattTCACCTTTCAGATCCATTTCCGTCGTTACCTAGGTTCTATACATCTCACCACCTTATCTatattttgtgttttatttgtctttttttttcaaactgatatcttcaattgaagaaatccgatagaaatagaagatgcatgggcaactaaaatcgggaaacacaaaagtgtcaaaaattacaagaaattcttatgtttctcaaggtaccTATTCGATTTTTTTCGTATATtgcagttatttttgttctcaattgtattattgttttatttttattaaacaatagttgttatagtttcatcttttagagatgaaattctatttctgtcgttacccaggatccatacctctcgctaccttatccatgttttcttttttatttatcttttttttttcaaaatgacacaattatattcattggacatgatagatagtattatatttctgaaggtaattattcgatttttttcatatgttgtagttattttgttctcaattgtgttgttgttttatttttattaaacaatagttgttatagtttcatattTCAGGTTCATTTCCGCCGTTACctaggttctatacctctcgctaccttatccatgttttctgtTTTATTTGTCGTCTTTTTTCGAACTGAtatcttcaattgaagaaatccgatagaaatagaagatgcatggacaactaaaatcggaaaacacaaaaatgtcaaaaattacaagaaattcttatgtttctcaaggtacttattcgattttttcgtatattgtagttatttttgttctcaattgtgttgttgttttatttttattaaacaatagttgttatagtttcatctttcagagatgaaattctatttatgtcgttacccaggttccatacatctcgctaccttatccatgttttcttttttatttgtctttttttttttcaaaatgactaaaataaagattttgtatatttgcattcttttttagtatatgttgctaggtgttatcgtttcgattgttaactctagctaaaatttagattttcggctttatatgaactcaatttctagctttaattgaagtagattaatttttctaattcggagcCAGTTGAaaaacattggcttatatagtttttaactattatattgtggtttgtacagaattgttagtatttcaagagtttctaacatatgaaaatgaaacatggttataggacaagttgttggaaaatattaattaaaaaatattattatttgaatctcttcaaattctcaaatgttgagcataatgattctaattaacagaattaatttcacatattaattataaaacgttttttatgtactgagtggttacaattgtgatttaattctatttaactaaaattaatttatggacttaatacttcattcagaaaaataaaaaaaatttaattaatgggcaaaaaatatttccactcctctctttatatgcttatatcttggcattctctcttatttttagaaaaaaatacgAGAGGAAatagttctctcctaattatcttttttgtcccttcatttttattttctattcttttgtttgtttttcttgcttacgaaattcaaaaatatataattattggaaaatattaatggagtcaaataagtgatatttGCGAGAGCgcctgatattctatatagtgaaagaatgaagaataaattgattgaatgtcttgatgagatattaatAGGAGAAACCATCACCTTAAGTTGATTCAgttggatatattgggttattgtagcagaatgaataattgaattcgaatacttgatGATCATGAAATTCAATCAAGtaaaatgattatcatcaagatgaatttgtgactaattcttatgaattttattttttctatatgtaacatattgaattgataaagtttcttcatatgcaacattaaaaaagtattgattgtaataattcataatataatATGTTGATATTGCTTctattttaacatagattgtaattcttttgtatcgtagatataatatttaattttaattgtagtttaattcaatttttgtttaacttatattgtaattcttttatatcgtaaatataatatttaattttaattatagtttaattcaatttttgggttttcattatattctaatatatttattgattaatctcctattttattattattgtttcatagAATTTCAGttataagaaaatatgaaaatgcattaaaattactaaaaagtacaaatcattgaattttgtaaaaataaataaatcattcaccattaattaaaattctataaaaattaaataattttaaaaattaatttaatttgagggtgccttttatgcttactttgtttttgacaaagtaagctttactttgttttttctaccattggatgaggttactttgtcaaagttcattaccatccaatggtggaaaaaacaaagtaagacttaatttgtaaaaaataaagtaagcatATCCTAACTCTAATTTTGGATTACCAATAAAaaaatagggaaaagtacaaaaataaaccttgtggttacgccTGTTTTCGAATAcagccttgtggtttaaaaatttacaaaatggtgcattgaggttcattccgttagcaaacacataccaaattgactaacggtgttaaaagtcaaaatgaaaatagttaatgtggtccttatatttatttattttataaattaaccacccttattatctaattatcacaaacaacccccaaaataaaaaataaaaatcaattataccatcttccttatctttttaattttta encodes:
- the LOC136217843 gene encoding nuclear transport factor 2-like — its product is MATQAEESTPTPQVVGNAFVEQYYNILSQSPEVVHRFYQNSSVISRPDTDGLMATASTLEGIEKMILSIDYKNCVVQILTTDAQESFGDGVIVLVTGFFTAKDNARRKFTQLFFLAPQDSRAAYFVLNDVFRYVDEEDEEATPIKINDVDDAALPVAPLTPDPEPTLVSDDTVIDRSIDSLDVDAVQADKPAHPLDNGKISADDKEVVSSISVDTSLNEDNSVSAGTVPADAQPVSDATAASNVQDDAPKKSYASVANALNYKKQPFQQRVLPPKPVEQLRTPVAVAPEASPRQASIKSVEKNNSPVIVKGYSIFVANLPMNATVEQLIETFEKFGPIKPNGVQVRSYKQEKNCFGFVEFETASSVQSALEVASIKIGDRTAHIEEKKANNEGGKFPPRKGGFRGDNFRSRGNMGGGRGYGRNGNEFDGVSGQSPRGNGRRNGDGNQKVYQNGAGRGARQGQGQARVEAEAEVVKS